From the Ursus arctos isolate Adak ecotype North America unplaced genomic scaffold, UrsArc2.0 scaffold_36, whole genome shotgun sequence genome, one window contains:
- the ELL3 gene encoding RNA polymerase II elongation factor ELL3 isoform X1, producing MEGPQELLSGKLQLCFTPAAGTSFLMFRLNDAALRALQECRRQQVRPVIAFQGNRGYLRFPGPGWSCLFSFTVSQCGQEGPGGGLDLVCQRLGRSGPNYLHCLGPLRGRLTIWAALDSIPAPSTVQRHHLTNSAIDPESWQNTRDYFEEDTVSQPQMALKEVPDPLASSQGQSLPGSSKEHMAQWELRYLGQVGLSWESLVLSSFLISTLNAVIRDLGLHLSHSLFKYPRNQTYLPNRELEQALPSSASQKHLDRKRPAPTTALGPKEKRLRTLPLAPSPLQEPPHQDLQEGEDWEQEDKDEDMGPRLEQSPSVQADSESPSPEEVPDYLLQYRAIHSAEQQHAYEQDFETDYTEYRILHARVGAASQRFIELGAEIKRVQRGTPEHKVLEEKIVQEYKKFRKRYPGYREEKHRCEYLHQKLSHIKGLILEFEEKNRGS from the exons ATGGAGGGACCCCAGGAGCTTCTGAGTGGGAAGCTCCAGCTCTGCTTCACCCCCGCTGCCGGGACCAGCTTTCTGATGTTCAGGCTGAACGACGCGGCGCTTCGGGCGCTGCAAGAGTGTCGGCGGCAACAG GTTCGGCCAGTGATCGCTTTCCAAGGCAACCGAGGG TATCTGAGGTTCCCAGGCCCTGGCTGGTCCTGCCTCTTCTCCTTCACAGTGTCCCAGTGTGGCCAGGAGGGCCCTGGAGGTGGCTTGGACCTTGTGTGCCAACGCTTAGGCAG ATCTGGGCCTAACTACCTCCACTGTCTGGGCCCACTCAGGGGGCGCCTCACTATTTGGGCAGCCTTGGATTCCATCCCAGCCCCATCTACAGTTCAGAGGCATCATCTGACGAACAGTGCCATAGATCCTGAGAGCTGGCAGAACACCAGAGACTATTTTGAAGAAGACACAGTTTCACAGCCACAGATGGCACTAAAAGAG GTGCCAGATCCACTGGCAAGCAGCCAAGGACAGTCACTCCCAGGATCCTCAAAGGAACACATGGCACAGTGGGAACTGAGGTACTTGGGGCAGGTGGGACTAAGCTGGGAATCGCTGGTAttgtcttcctttctaatctctACCCTAAATGCTGTAATAAGAGATCTTGGTCTTcatctctcccattccctcttcAAATATCCTAGAAACCAGACCTATCTTCCAAACAGAGAACTTGAACAGGCACTGCCTTCCTCTGCTAGCCAGAAACATTTGGACAGG AAGCGTCCAGCACCTACAACTGCTCTAGGACCAAAAGAAAAGAGGCTCAGAACTCTGCCTTTAGCTCCAAGTCCCCTACAAGAGCCGCCCCATCAGGACCTACAAGAGGGAGAAGATTGGGAACAAgaagataaggatgaagacatgGGTCCCAGGCTGGAACAAAGTCCCTCAGTTCAAGCAG ATTCTGAATCCCCAAGCCCTGAAGAGGTACCAGATTACCTCCT GCAATACAGGGCCATCCACAGTGCAGAGCAGCAACATGCTTACGAGCAGGACTTTGAGACAGATTATACTGAATACCGCATCCTACATGCTCGTGTTGGGGCTGCAAGCCAAAGGTTCATAGAGCtgggagctgagatcaagagagtTCAGCGAGGAACTCCAGAACACAAG gtGCTGGAAGAAAAAATAGTCCAGGAATATAAAAAGTTCAGGAAG CGGTACCCAGGTTATAGGGAAGAAAAGCATCGCTGTGAGTACCTGCATCAGAAATTGTCCCACATTAAAGGTCTTATCCTGGAGTTTGAGGAAAAGAACAGGGGCAGCTGA
- the ELL3 gene encoding RNA polymerase II elongation factor ELL3 isoform X2, producing the protein MEGPQELLSGKLQLCFTPAAGTSFLMFRLNDAALRALQECRRQQVRPVIAFQGNRGYLRFPGPGWSCLFSFTVSQCGQEGPGGGLDLVCQRLGRGRLTIWAALDSIPAPSTVQRHHLTNSAIDPESWQNTRDYFEEDTVSQPQMALKEVPDPLASSQGQSLPGSSKEHMAQWELRYLGQVGLSWESLVLSSFLISTLNAVIRDLGLHLSHSLFKYPRNQTYLPNRELEQALPSSASQKHLDRKRPAPTTALGPKEKRLRTLPLAPSPLQEPPHQDLQEGEDWEQEDKDEDMGPRLEQSPSVQADSESPSPEEVPDYLLQYRAIHSAEQQHAYEQDFETDYTEYRILHARVGAASQRFIELGAEIKRVQRGTPEHKVLEEKIVQEYKKFRKRYPGYREEKHRCEYLHQKLSHIKGLILEFEEKNRGS; encoded by the exons ATGGAGGGACCCCAGGAGCTTCTGAGTGGGAAGCTCCAGCTCTGCTTCACCCCCGCTGCCGGGACCAGCTTTCTGATGTTCAGGCTGAACGACGCGGCGCTTCGGGCGCTGCAAGAGTGTCGGCGGCAACAG GTTCGGCCAGTGATCGCTTTCCAAGGCAACCGAGGG TATCTGAGGTTCCCAGGCCCTGGCTGGTCCTGCCTCTTCTCCTTCACAGTGTCCCAGTGTGGCCAGGAGGGCCCTGGAGGTGGCTTGGACCTTGTGTGCCAACGCTTAGGCAG GGGGCGCCTCACTATTTGGGCAGCCTTGGATTCCATCCCAGCCCCATCTACAGTTCAGAGGCATCATCTGACGAACAGTGCCATAGATCCTGAGAGCTGGCAGAACACCAGAGACTATTTTGAAGAAGACACAGTTTCACAGCCACAGATGGCACTAAAAGAG GTGCCAGATCCACTGGCAAGCAGCCAAGGACAGTCACTCCCAGGATCCTCAAAGGAACACATGGCACAGTGGGAACTGAGGTACTTGGGGCAGGTGGGACTAAGCTGGGAATCGCTGGTAttgtcttcctttctaatctctACCCTAAATGCTGTAATAAGAGATCTTGGTCTTcatctctcccattccctcttcAAATATCCTAGAAACCAGACCTATCTTCCAAACAGAGAACTTGAACAGGCACTGCCTTCCTCTGCTAGCCAGAAACATTTGGACAGG AAGCGTCCAGCACCTACAACTGCTCTAGGACCAAAAGAAAAGAGGCTCAGAACTCTGCCTTTAGCTCCAAGTCCCCTACAAGAGCCGCCCCATCAGGACCTACAAGAGGGAGAAGATTGGGAACAAgaagataaggatgaagacatgGGTCCCAGGCTGGAACAAAGTCCCTCAGTTCAAGCAG ATTCTGAATCCCCAAGCCCTGAAGAGGTACCAGATTACCTCCT GCAATACAGGGCCATCCACAGTGCAGAGCAGCAACATGCTTACGAGCAGGACTTTGAGACAGATTATACTGAATACCGCATCCTACATGCTCGTGTTGGGGCTGCAAGCCAAAGGTTCATAGAGCtgggagctgagatcaagagagtTCAGCGAGGAACTCCAGAACACAAG gtGCTGGAAGAAAAAATAGTCCAGGAATATAAAAAGTTCAGGAAG CGGTACCCAGGTTATAGGGAAGAAAAGCATCGCTGTGAGTACCTGCATCAGAAATTGTCCCACATTAAAGGTCTTATCCTGGAGTTTGAGGAAAAGAACAGGGGCAGCTGA
- the PDIA3 gene encoding protein disulfide-isomerase A3, translating into MRPRCQALFPGVALLFAAAGVASASDVLELTDDNFESRISDTGSAGLMLVEFFAPWCGHCKRLAPEYEAAATRLKGIVPLAKVDCTANTNTCNKYGVSGYPTLKIFRDGEEAGAYDGPRTADGIVSHLKKQAGPASVPLRTEEEFEKFISDKDASVVGFFKDLFSEAHSEFLKAASNLRDNYRFAHTNVESLVNKYDDDGEGITLFRPSHLMNKFEDKTVAYIEQKMTSGKIKKFIQENIFGICPHMTEDNKDLIQGKDLLVAYYDVDYEKNAKGSNYWRNRVMMVAKKFLDAGNKLSFAVASRKTFSHELSDFGLESTAGEIPVVAIRTAKGEKFVMQEEFSRDGKALERFLQDYFDGNLKRYLKSEPIPESNDGPVKVVVAENFDEIVNDENKDVLIEFYAPWCGHCKNLEPKYKELGEKLRKDPNIIIAKMDATANDVPSPYEVRGFPTIYFSPANKKLNPKKYEGGRELSDFISYLQREATNPPIIQEEKTKKKKKAQEDL; encoded by the exons ATGCGCCCCCGCTGCCAAGCGCTGTTCCCGGGCGTGGCGCTGCTTTTCGCCGCGGCCGGTGTCGCCTCTGCCTCCGACGTGCTGGAACTCACTGACGACAACTTCGAGAGTCGCATCTCCGACACGGGCTCTGCGGGCCTCATGCTCGTCGAGTTCTTCGCCCCTTG GTGTGGACACTGCAAGAGGCTTGCCCCTGAGTATGAAGCCGCAGCAACCAGATTAAAAGGAATAGTCCCATTAGCAAAG GTTGATTGTACTGCCAACACGAACACCTGTAATAAGTATGGAGTCAGTGGATATCCAACCTTGAAGATATTTAGAGATGGTGAAGAAGCTGGTGCTTATGATGGGCCCAGGACTGCCG ATGGAATTGTCAGCCACCTGAAGAAGCAGGCAGGACCAGCTTCGGTTCCTCTCAGGACTGAggaagaatttgagaagttcATTAGTGATAAAGATGCTTCTGTGGTGG gttttttcaaagatttattcaGTGAAGCTCACTCTGAGTTTCTAAAAGCAGCCAGCAACTTGAGGGATAACTACCGATTTGCACACACCAATGTGGAGTCTCTGGTGAACAAGTATGATGATGATGGAGA aggtatcACCTTGTTTCGTCCTTCACATTTAATGAACAAGTTTGAGGACAAGACTGTGGCATATATAGAACAGAAAATGACTAGTGGCAAGATTAAAAAATTTATCCAAGAAAATAT TTTTGGAATCTGCCCTCACATGACAGAAGACAATAAAGATTTGATACAGGGCAAGGACTTACTTGTGGCTTACTATGATGTTGACTATGAAAAGAATGCTAAAGGGTCTAACTACTGGAGAAACAG AGTGATGATGGTAGCAAAGAAATTCCTAGATGCTGGAAACAAACTCAGCTTTGCTGTAGCTAGCCGCAAAACCTTTAGCCACGAACTTTCTGATTTTGGCTTGGAAAGCACTGCTGGAGAGATTCCTGTTGTTGCTATCAGAACTGCAAAAGGAGAGAAGTTTGTCATGCAAGAGGAGTTCTC GCGGGACGGCAAGGCTCTTGAAAGATTCCTGCAGGATTACTTTGATGGCAACCTGAAGAGATACCTGAAGTCTGAGCCCATCCCAGAGAGCAATGATGGGCCGGTAAAG GTAGTGGTAGCAGAGAATTTTGATGAAATAGTGAATGACGAAAATAAAGACGTACTGATTGAATTTTATGCTCCTTGGTGTGGTCACTGTAAGAATCTGGAACCCAAGTATAAAGAACTGGGAGAAAAG ctcagaaaagacccaaatattATCATAGCCAAGATGGATGCCACAGCCAATGATGTGCCTTCTCCATATGAAGTCAGAGG tttTCCTACCATCTACTTCTCTCCAGCCAACAAGAAGCTAAATCCAAAGAAATATGAA GGTGGCCGTGAATTAAGTGATTTTATTAGCTATCTACAACGAGAGGCAACAAATCCCCCtataattcaagaagaaaaaactaagaagaagaagaaggcacaGGAGGATCTCTAA
- the ELL3 gene encoding RNA polymerase II elongation factor ELL3 isoform X3 gives MEGPQELLSGKLQLCFTPAAGTSFLMFRLNDAALRALQECRRQQVRPVIAFQGNRGYLRFPGPGWSCLFSFTVSQCGQEGPGGGLDLVCQRLGRSGPNYLHCLGPLRGRLTIWAALDSIPAPSTVQRHHLTNSAIDPESWQNTRDYFEEDTVSQPQMALKEVPDPLASSQGQSLPGSSKEHMAQWELRNQTYLPNRELEQALPSSASQKHLDRKRPAPTTALGPKEKRLRTLPLAPSPLQEPPHQDLQEGEDWEQEDKDEDMGPRLEQSPSVQADSESPSPEEVPDYLLQYRAIHSAEQQHAYEQDFETDYTEYRILHARVGAASQRFIELGAEIKRVQRGTPEHKVLEEKIVQEYKKFRKRYPGYREEKHRCEYLHQKLSHIKGLILEFEEKNRGS, from the exons ATGGAGGGACCCCAGGAGCTTCTGAGTGGGAAGCTCCAGCTCTGCTTCACCCCCGCTGCCGGGACCAGCTTTCTGATGTTCAGGCTGAACGACGCGGCGCTTCGGGCGCTGCAAGAGTGTCGGCGGCAACAG GTTCGGCCAGTGATCGCTTTCCAAGGCAACCGAGGG TATCTGAGGTTCCCAGGCCCTGGCTGGTCCTGCCTCTTCTCCTTCACAGTGTCCCAGTGTGGCCAGGAGGGCCCTGGAGGTGGCTTGGACCTTGTGTGCCAACGCTTAGGCAG ATCTGGGCCTAACTACCTCCACTGTCTGGGCCCACTCAGGGGGCGCCTCACTATTTGGGCAGCCTTGGATTCCATCCCAGCCCCATCTACAGTTCAGAGGCATCATCTGACGAACAGTGCCATAGATCCTGAGAGCTGGCAGAACACCAGAGACTATTTTGAAGAAGACACAGTTTCACAGCCACAGATGGCACTAAAAGAG GTGCCAGATCCACTGGCAAGCAGCCAAGGACAGTCACTCCCAGGATCCTCAAAGGAACACATGGCACAGTGGGAACTGAG AAACCAGACCTATCTTCCAAACAGAGAACTTGAACAGGCACTGCCTTCCTCTGCTAGCCAGAAACATTTGGACAGG AAGCGTCCAGCACCTACAACTGCTCTAGGACCAAAAGAAAAGAGGCTCAGAACTCTGCCTTTAGCTCCAAGTCCCCTACAAGAGCCGCCCCATCAGGACCTACAAGAGGGAGAAGATTGGGAACAAgaagataaggatgaagacatgGGTCCCAGGCTGGAACAAAGTCCCTCAGTTCAAGCAG ATTCTGAATCCCCAAGCCCTGAAGAGGTACCAGATTACCTCCT GCAATACAGGGCCATCCACAGTGCAGAGCAGCAACATGCTTACGAGCAGGACTTTGAGACAGATTATACTGAATACCGCATCCTACATGCTCGTGTTGGGGCTGCAAGCCAAAGGTTCATAGAGCtgggagctgagatcaagagagtTCAGCGAGGAACTCCAGAACACAAG gtGCTGGAAGAAAAAATAGTCCAGGAATATAAAAAGTTCAGGAAG CGGTACCCAGGTTATAGGGAAGAAAAGCATCGCTGTGAGTACCTGCATCAGAAATTGTCCCACATTAAAGGTCTTATCCTGGAGTTTGAGGAAAAGAACAGGGGCAGCTGA